Below is a genomic region from Henckelia pumila isolate YLH828 chromosome 3, ASM3356847v2, whole genome shotgun sequence.
gaCACACTTATCAGCATaggatgatgatatgtggttcgTGGTTACAGATGGACCCATGAATATTATGAAACCAACACTTTCACTGTCATCTCTGCTGGTGCTCCACAAATGATAGAAAAGCCTCGAGTTGAATGGACTTCTGAAGATATGAAGATAGCCAATCTGGATAATGTTTCCAGAGATATCCTATACAAGActctggacaagaacatgtttaACAAGATCAAAAGCTGCACTACGGCCAAAAAAATATGAGAAAAGCTCACACAACTGTGTGAAGAAAATGATCAAACAAAGAAAAACAAACTTATAATGGCCATTCAAAAGTTCGATAACATAaagatgaaaccaggagaaacaatgaatgaattcgATGAAAGATTCAACAACATTATGATCGAGCTAAATGCACTGGGAAAAAGTTATAGCAACAGAGAAGTAGCTCTAAAAGTCATGAGAGCTCTACCCTGTGAATGAGATGTGAAGACAGTAGCCATGAGAGAATCCAAAGATCTAAATAAGATCGAATTACATGATCTATTCGCAGATCTCAAAGCATATGAATTCGAGATGAGGGTTCGAACTAAGGAAGAGACATAAACATCACAAGTTACCAAGGCTCTCACAGCAGAAGATTTGAACGTTGGCTAGCTTTTCTTAAATTCAAGATTTGTGAGCCAATTTATGAGATATGTTGGCTACTCATTCTCAGAAGATGTTGACGGCTCACTGACTAGTTTTTGAAGCTATAAATACGTGATGATTCAAATATTCAAATAAGCAGAGTGAACAACACAAGAAATCACGAATTCAAAGATtacttttcaattcatccaaaaAGCCAAAAAACATTCACTTTATATTCTAACTCAGAAACTCAGATTACCAGATCAAAGTTTCGAAGCTCTGAGTTAGATAATATATCGAGATCGATCGAGCCAAAAGAAATATATGTTACATCAAGAACGATCCAGATCAAAGCCATCTATAGCTTTCCAGATCAAGTTCCCGAAGCACATTCTTGTGACTTCATCTTGTAACTCAAGCAAAGTGTTTGATCTGCTTTGAGAGAAGTGTTGCTGGGAGTTCCTCTCAAAAGGGTTGATAGGATCGGATTTGTACAAAAaattgtataaatcaaattcttctagtGAAATCTTTCTGAAAACAGAAGAAGGGATGTGATGTAGGAGATaaagctccgaacatccataaaaaatcctctgtctcttttacttattACACTTACGTTATTTTGATCTGCCTTAGTTTTCTCAAAAAGTTCAATTCTGCGAGGAAGAATCTTCCACCTGATCTTATCAGATCTTTCGAACCGAACAAAGTTTTTAAGCAAACAAATCTTTTGTCTGGTTTTCACAAATCGGATCGAAgtaactttaattttttttaaatagtgtattcaccccccccccccccttttcTACATatttttcgatcctaacaaaaaTAGTTCAGTTGACCAACCTTAACCTAACTAAACTAAGTTATACAGGGTCAACTTCTATTGAAGAAGGGCTTCACTAAAGCAATTGATCACACCCCCAAAATCGACCCCAacataatttttaaatgatCATACTACCATAATATTCTCTTAGATATTTGAcagaaaaaattatttaacatggaatttttttaatatttttgcaTGCAATCACatctattatattatattggGCAATCTACGCATGCGATAATTCACTTTCACatatttttaatgttattttaaaaaaatcttttagttatcaattataattaacatatcatttatttatttttaaaattttccagatattaatttttttttatataaaatttttaagttACTGATTATGATTAACAACCATATAGTTATTTTTAGAATTGACTGAAAATATgctattataataatttttattgaataagaagatgtatatttttcatatataattaaaataaaaagtatTTACTCTAAGGATTTGATACATTATTTTGACGTATAGATATACTAACTACACACGTACGTAGTTTCCAGGTGCTcacatataatttaattatttgaaaaataaaatttaaaaaataatatatattaaaaaatatgcgAGCTCTGACATAATACTGGAAGAAATTGGAGAAAAAATGAGAATATAAACATGTTAAATATTAGTGATAAATACACATCATCGATATCAAAGATACATAACAAATTATGCGAGGTATATAGTAAAAcagaaaatttatttatttttgtcatATTGACATACCAAAGTGGTTACTATGAAGTGTTCAAACACAATATATGCTAGTAGCCATCCACGTACGCATTcacataatataaatatttaatttgaaaagataataaatattttaaaagaaattgtaaaattaaaaaatatatgtgtTTTGCGAATAAAGAACAATTGGAGAAAAAATAGGAAGAAATTGAAGAGACATATGGATATTAGTAATATATCAACATCATCAAAATTATATAACAAATATTATTGAAAGAAAACTATAAAGAAACTTTAGTATCAACACaccaaacttttttttttttttttttttacacaaaatCAACACACCAAACTAGCTagttactataagatgtttaattattatataataatagtaCGTACAtccatacatacatacatagaCTTATATGTGAAAGCATATGTGTATTGCAATTCTTTCTAGCTCTgcttcttttctcttttttttttctttcaaaatgtatataagatttttaaaaaaaaaattacaagacGATCAATTTATGTATATTTTCATGTACGTGCTATAATAAGATGTAAGGATAAGTACATATGAAACAAAAGACTTGGTGGaaattaaaatcatatcaaaGTAAATGAGAGACGGAAAAGATTAATGATGTAAAATATAGTTGATGCATAGATCATAAAATGGTATAGGGCCCGGGTACTTCGTGTATGAGATCCCGGGTGATACGAGCGATTTCTTCTTATTTAGAAAGAGAGATGTTTTGCACACTAGAAAACAAGAAAATTTGTAAGTGGAGAGTCGGAGGGTTATTCGGCGTCGCCACTCCAATGCTTAAGTCAAACTAAAATGTTGGAGTGGGCttatgaatttgagaaattgAGTGTACGTGAATATGAGTATATTTGTGAAGTTCCAAATGAACATACCTTTCCTAAGCCCGGGAGCTTGGTATTTATAGATGATCCACTGGGATATTTAATAATGACACCGCATGAGTTAACTGACAATCATTAAATGTGAAGTGATGGCATTTAATATGACGAGATGTCTTCCGTAATTTTTGGACAAATCCATGTCGTTGCAACGTTCCCTATGATCCGTTTTTCCGTAGAGAAAGTTAACATACGCTAAAAGGACGTGGCCCTTTCCTAGCCTCAGAAAATATAGGACCCGAACCTTTCCCAAGGATCGATGGGGTCGCTCCATCTTTCTTAAGATGGAAGTAACTCACTACTAAGGCGACATAACTTTATTTCACCCCTTACAGGCATGAGAGCCCGGTCTCTCTAGTGTTCGAGCCTCTTTCATCCACCCGGGCCTTATTACGCCACTGATAGACAACCGAACACGAGCCTTACCCAGATATCTGGCAATACACTCTTACCCGAGTTCTTAGATGACCACTCGGGTTTGATGATATCGGGATATCAATAGTACTGTTAATAGATCAAAATGAGAAAACTTTACCAAATTGCATCTCTCTTAATCTCTTTAGGTGTAAATGAAAATGACAAAGCCATAATGCATGTGGTCATTCaattaaaagaaaagagaatCTTGATCGCACGAAAAAATCTTCCTTTATGGAAAATTACTTtcctatttttgtgtttttgggTTCACTGTATTAACATATTGCGTTTTAGATCTATATCATTCGTTATTATTTTTTCCCCAATTTTGatctttttttggtttttttttttacatgaaaGTGATTATGTATCAGTATCATTGGATACatcaatatcatatcaaaatcatgaaaaaaattactaaaattttgaataaaaaacaaagataatagactaaactgaaatttgataatatagttgacaaaaattataaaaagacaaacacaaaaaatcaaatttaaaatttctttatatataaacatttcaattataattaaatatttattcatCAAAAATATATTCTCCATTGTCTGTAcaagaaaaaatttatttttatatatagaaaaaattaaaagctaatgaataatttaaaatataaattcagaaataattaCCTGTCTTTTCAATCTCCTTAAAAATAGAATGAaagttttttggaaaaaaaaaattacctgAAAAGTGGTACGATGAAAAAATAATTGTGATTTTAATTACAATTCATCAAATCaattgaaatttgatttttataaaggTCTCTAGttcaatataatataaaataatgtcCCTTCATAGTGGAaatatttcttattatttttaaattaatgatttttctatattttttaTCGCCTTTCgacttataattttttttaaaaaaaacatttaactAATTTAAACTAATATATAGTTTGAAAAAACTATCTTTAACTTTTAGAAAATCTTTCTACATTCTACGTATATTTACCATAATCGAAAAATGTATTCGGAGTTACACTAGGAAGAAATCTTAAttggatattattattattattattatttgaaatttgtataCCGATTAATAGAAAATGGATAGTACAGAAAATCCCGGAGATGAAAACATGAAGCGACACGCAATAGAAAACCCCATGCCGCCCTGATTTTCTCCATGTGAAAGTCCCACACCACCCATTCTATTtccatttatatttatattagatCCTTAATTCCCATTGGCTCGTATCTGAACACCCCCCCTCACCCCTTGTCGTTTTTCTCCTTTACCCATCAAACAAAAACGACATGCAAACCCATTCTTTCTTTTTAAGGTCACTAGCTATTTTGTGCACtgcatattattattattattattttaaggaCAAGTGTCACCACCTCCGCTGCACAAAATCAAATCGACGGCTCCAAATCAACCAGCGAATCTTGGTCCTTTTCCTCATCCACTCAACATTTATAATAAAAGCTGTTTGCATCcacattttgtttttcttgacATACAAATGGAAAGTAAAGTTCCTAAGgaaaaatgttaaaataagggTCCCGTACACAAGCCCTTTGCAAATTTTTAGGCCCCCTCGCATATATCTTTAATGCGTCGGGACAAAACACACACATTTTGATTTAGGCATGCCTCATGCAAAGGAAATCAGAAAAGGACCCGGCCCCTTCAATCTTTAAGTATGTTTACATTGGATCGGAGATATATCTCATGTCTCCTTCAATTCTTCCCTTTTTTTTCCCAACTTTTTCTTTTGGGCTACTTTTATTGGTTCCGAATTATAAGAATATAAATGAATTGAATTAACCGGCTAATTAAGTGTTAGAGGGTGTTTGGAAAAGCTTTAAGCTCTTAAAAACAGTTTTTAAGCTgttttagagcttaaaagctcttcgGATCTGTTTGgtaaacttttttaaaaacaacttataagctgtcaaaataagctgtttgacagcttataagctgtttttaaaaaagtaaggggagatattttttccaaaaagatcttattttaacattctatctctctaaaatatccttaaatattttaataaatctccatcatatcctccactcattaaatattaaatattattttaaaaaaaattccaaatcacataaatttttctaaaataaaaatttataacaattttatttttttaatatatgtttattctaaaattattttcatatatatatatatataactcgaaacattattttcatataattataccctttttggtaatttcgacaataaaaagatcttataataccaaacacatcaacatctttaagttatttaaaataagtttatccaaacactttaacagcttatttttaaaataagttctaacagcttataagctcgtaaaacagcttttaagctcCAGAAGattataagctctttttaataagtttagccaaaTACCCTCTTAGTCTTTTGCTTCGTTATATTGAACTTCCATACTGCACGTGTAGATTATTAATTTTGAAGCAAATTTAAGAATAACTAAATTAATGTCCCACCTCTCTCaagtttaatataatatatatttattataataattaataagtaTATCGAGATAATTAATGAGATTTCGAGTTACTACAAGTTCTCTATGAAGAAGTATATATATTTAAGCGGAAATTCATCAACCAATAAAAGTTGATGAagttataattaaaatattaaaaaaaatagatatatatatatatagcttgcTTGGCCTTAAGCTTACATAGTCGATTATACATGGCAGTTTCGATATTCTCCGGCATGCCTCCCGCATCTTCCATTTTTACCTTATACGCCTCCATTTCAGCTCTACTTCTGATGCTTCAGACTATTTTGAGCCAACTTGTGCCTGGCCAGGTTCAAGACTATATACTCAACAAAATTCATCTCTATTTCATGCCAAAAAGTTGCAATATTAACGCCACCATTGTTATCGAAGAAAGAGATGGTATGTCCATGAACGAAATTTACAGCGCTGCTGAAATCTATCTCTGCACCAAAACCAGGCCAAATATGGAGCGTGTGAAGATCAGCAAGCGCCACAAAGACACCAATGTGAGCATCAAGTTCGCTCAATCTGAAAAGATCGCGGATTCCTTCCAAGGGATGGAGCTTCTATGGCGGTTCGTGAAAGAGGAGACGAAAAAGACTTCAAAAGTGATCGATGAAGAAACCGATAATGTTCTCCTTGAATCGGAGAAACGGTATTTCGAGCTGTGTTTCGATAAGAAGTACACGGATAAAGTGTTGGATTCGTACGTGCCTTTCGTGCTGGAAAAGGCCAACTCCATCAGAGCAGAGAATAATGTGGTTAAGCTTCACACGTTGGCTTGCGCTGCATCTTACACATCTTCGAACGTGTGGGATTCTATTAATCTCCAACACCCATCCACTTTTGACACAATTGCCATGGACTGTGGGCAGAAACAGGCTCTTATGGATGATTTGGGAAGGTTTTTGAGTAGAAGAGAGTTTTACAGGAAAGTAGGCAGAGCCTGGAAGAGAGGGTACTTGTTGTACGGGCCTCCGGGGACAGGAAAATCCAGTTTGATCGCTGCGATTGCTAATCATCTCAAGTTTGACGTTTATGATTTGGAGCTGACTAACATCAAACGCAACTCGGATTTAAGGAAACTTTTGCTTAGGACAGCAAATAGATCCATACTCGTGATTGAAGACATTGATTGCAGTACAGAGTTGCCCGACAGAAACGGGCCAACCTGCGCAAATGGCCCCGGCCAGTGTCAGCAGGTTACGTACATCAATTTCACACAATCACCCaacatacatgactaaattAATATTCAGAGAGTTTTGATCAGCTAGCGTCGGGAGTGTCaacttattaattaaataaattcatatatatatcaaatctcaaaaaagttttaagttattaaattatatatgatCAATGCAGTTCACGCTGTCGGGGTTGCTGAACTTCGTGGACGGGCTATGGTCGAGCTGTGCGGACGAGCGAATCATAATCTTCACGACGAACAACAGAGACAAACTTGACCCGGCTTTGTTGAGGCCTGGCAGGATGGACATGCACATTCACATGTCCTACCTCACTCTAGACGGTTTCAAACTATTGGCCTCAACATATCTTGGGATCCATGATCATGGGCAGTACTCGTCGTGTTTCGGAGAGATTGAGGATTTGATCCAGAATATGAGAGTCACGCCTGCAGAGGTTGCAGAGGAACTGATGAGGGGTGACGATGCTCAATCTGCTCTTCAAGGGCTGATTCATTTTCTCAAGTCCAAGAGGAATATCGGAGTAGCTAGTACTCATCATGAAGCCGACGCTTTGCAGAATGATGTTTTGGTTCAGAAAGCAAAAGGAGCTGTGGCTCATCCAGAAAGTGACAACATGGAAATTGTAACAAATAATGGGTGGTGACCAACACAATCATGCAATTAACTACTCGTTTGATTATCGGAAGATTAAAAATACAACTGTTTCAAATCACCAATTgggatttttattaatttcctTTTGGTGGGTTTCATGTAGTTTTTGTGGCTTTACTAATCAAGATCTTATTTCAAATAACCATTTTGCTAACAGATCTTTGGTATTAGGAGCAGAAGCGAAAGCGTTCGAGCTAGTAATTTTATGCTACCTAATTGAAGCCATATTTGTATGGCTAGCTAGATGCATGTAATTGCATATATATTGCCCGTGTGAAATACCAAGATTGCTAAAACttcttatgaaaaaaaaaatgatgtatTAACTCTCCATGTTTTTTTAATCTTGAACACATACTTCcccaattttttaaatttggagCACACAACAACCTCTTGTCCATACGTTTTCAGGGATATTTAATTTGTGCTCAACAAATCAACTTGtgattcttgattttttttttctaactaTTATgtaaaacattctttattcaattcatgattattttatttgacaTACCTTATATTCATGCCCATGCATTAAAATAAGCTTATGGACATTGGGATTACCATAGTTCATGAGAATTATGGTAATATAGTTGTTGCTAATTATGAAACACATGTTTTAGTAATTCATTTTCTAACTCATTTATTAGTCCTTTAACTCTTAAGAAGAAGAATTTTAACAAGCTCGCTCGAGATAAGTATTCTTGTTGTGTTGTTGCTATGTTTCATTAGTAAGGAGGGAGAAATACGTTTTTTTTTCATGTAATTTGTATATTATCTACTTTAGTcttgttatttaaaaaaatttcagtttGAGGGCTACATTTTGTAACTCCCCAAATTCGACGACTATTCTCACTATATTaagacgagtcttttcagcACGCACTCTGAGAAACTTCTCACGGGTCACTCATCCTATAATTACCTCAAGTCAAACACACTTAACTTTGGTGTGCTTCTTGTATAATAAGCTCTCGAAaataagatgcaccttcttgatatgagtagtacctatcaaatttttttaaacctCCCTCAACTGtgcagtctcatacctacacagtcttaGAATCCATCTCATTTTCGGCACAAGATTAGTTTATTCATGTCTCCCTTCGCCTAAAAGCCtgtcaggagccgctcattatCCGTGCAACCTCTTAAAATCGACGATCACTCTCCGCCCTCTTATCAGCCTCGGATGTCACACATTTTGACGTAAGAATTTTCGTTAGATTTCTCCCTCAGCATTAATAAGAGTggcatttaaattttttaaaaccgaTTTCTAGACATTGGAAACATTACAAATATACCATTTTTGTTAAGTTTAATTGGAGTTCGTTATAGCCTAGAaatgaattaattatttcaatGTTTGGGCGGTATATTTGTGATCATTCCAATATGTTGCTAGGAATTATTGGTAGATATATACCTACAACGTAACTTTGATTTTAGTAAATTTATGTAGTTGAAATATTGCATTTCCATTTTTGGTGATTTtagtgaaattttaaatttggaaTTTGTTATAGATGTTCAACTAGAATGTAATTTGTGGCTAGCGTGTTTCTGTTGAGATCATCCTTcgtatttttttttggaaaaaatatttttttttgtccattaattttattgggctttggCCCAACTACTTCATATTATTTCTCAGCCCAATAAACAAGGCCTTTGTATAATACCAATCCCTATTCCTAATCGGCAGATTGAGTGTGAGAGCGTGAGATTTTCTCTGAGTGAGGCGGTCGCGATCTGCGTTCTCTTCTCCTCTGCTTCTGAGTGAACGTGAGAGAGAGCTTGTAAGCGTGAGGGGATAGTGACTTTGTGTCATCGTTTTTCCTTGTTTACACCTAAACTTTGTGTTGGGTTTCCTCACTGTGTGTTTGAGGCAGCGTGTTTGCGTTGGGAAATCGTTGTGTCTTCGCCTTGGTTTGCCGGTTGAAATGGAGAAACGGTTCTAGTTATCTGAGCCCGAAGCTCGCTTATTCCTTCCCGTTTATTGAACTGCCGTGCCTTTATTTTTCTGTTCTTTTCTTTGGTTTCTTTCTTGCAGCCGTGGGCCTCTTATTTTGCAGGAgaaaattgtagtgaccctgcatgggattctactaactggcaactaatagcatgcattaaacttaatacagcaaaatacttaacagagtaaaaacgtgcggaaacttaaccataatttacatatcagcttagtaatataatccagacttaaatctgtagtgataaaaccatatcgaaattcttaagagtaaacattatacagctaataaatcatgctgtataataaactcctcaaggctcctgctccctagtcctgccttgaactaccagctccgtccatcctgcgacctgccccatggaatagggtgtccaagataacaactaggacgtgagcgctacgcccagtacatagacatgagtaaacatatgtatataacgcatgctacatgatgactggtaaaagatcatctgaaaagtcatgctcagaaccggcgccatatgaatgctgccaccgcatggatcaacctctgggtgaaaccacactcgtctagtacaccagagtagacagacataaatgcccccgccgtcgcggtactctcagtgacagactatcgagtatagagctgagcggctctataatcaggtataacaaggtataggctcaacgtgtatatgcacatgacatatgagtatagaaaacggtaaatcatatatcatgccatataataatgccaaataaatgcaacatataaacatgtatactcgctggcaatctcagtcaatgtatacgtacctctaggatagttcaagtataataggatcctaggttccaagcctatattcaaaagttcaccgtatcactacacaagttctataagccttaactaagctaataagtactcccaaaacttaaatcgattcccggaccataccttcgtccgtagttagccctttggagtcgctagtcccggatgactataaccacaccttggttatttcagaacctctattataaccgatagggccctcaagtgtatatctcacactatataactgaagaaggaaacttgggaattcgtaattgaaaatgaactctgaacggccctatttatagccaaatttctcggccaggatcggaacttccgatttcgggatcggagcttccgatccagctcattgcgtgcatgtctgccacgccaggatcggaacttccgatctacgatcggagcttccgatctgctttatgatcaacacttgtcaaaactcgcgactgagtcatcgatcatttctggcagctggggatcggaacttccgttccaggatcggagcttctgttccgatcggagcttactatccgggatcggagcttactatccggcccaaaattaaaaagcccaaattttacttctgaagtccaataacactccgaaattggttaaataccaacccttaatcatgtttaacatattattatcttaaaatggtatccgggttactacattctccccacctttagatattttgtccgcgaaataacatctaaagacaaatcaagataacaatatgaaacatcaaaccatgtcttattacaacaacggtaattacatcttacatggtaatcaaaaatacaaagcaaacaactcaggatattctgctcgcatacgactctcagtttcccaagttgcttcttcaacgcctcggcgctgccactgtaccatcacaagtggtatattcttgttccgaagaactttctccttcctgtctaggatacagattggtcgttcaacaaaagacagatctggctctagctgaatatcagtagactgaatcacatgagattcatcagctatgtactgtcgaagcaacgacacatgaaaaacattgtgtatactggaaagagatggcggtaaagccaaacgataagcaacatctccgatcttctccagtatctggaaaggcccaatgtaacgaggagacaacttgcctttcacaccgaatctcatcaccttcctgaaaggtgatactcgcagaaaaacatattcaccaggctcaaactgaagtggcctgcggtgaatattcgcataactggcttgtctatcttgagcaactttgatcctatgcttgatcaaatctaccttgtctacaatctgctgcaccaattcaggaccctcgacttgccattccccgacttcatcccagaataacggagtacgacaccgtcgaccatacaatgcctcgaaaggtgccatatcaatactacgatgataactattattgtaggcaaattcaatcaaaggtaactgttcctgccaagataaaccaaagtccatgacagaagaacgtagcatatcctccagcgtacgaatagtgcgctctgactgcccgtcagtctccggatgatacgctgtgctcaaactcagagtggtacccaacgcctgctgaaaactaccccaaaaacgtgaagtaaatcgcggatctctatcactgactatgcttactggaatcccatgtaatcgcactatctcctggatgtataaacgtgacatgcgatcataagaatactcccggttataaggaatgaaatgtgctgattttgtcaaacggtcaacgacaacccagatagcatcacactgacgtgaagtcataggcaagtgggtaacaaaatccatagtcacgtgctcccacttccattcaggaatctcaagattctgcagtaatccacctggtcgtcgatgttcagccttgacctgttgacaaaccaaacatctcgaaacaaattgatacacactcctcttcattcctttccaccagaatctagttcgcaagtccttatacattttcatacttccaggatgaactgataatcgactcctgtgagcttgagatagaatatcattcctgagctccgcaacattaggtacaaccactctattggataggcacaataaaccatctgcctgaaaatggaatccagatgtattaactccattggctagacgtgccaatcgctgagtcttaacatcagatatctgagcatctctgatccaagaatacaatgctggctcagatagaatagtatacaaacgaatcccattcctccctttcttgtgcttgagcgtaaaactcaatgaacagcactcttgaatcatatgagatatttcattagtctgaagtgcagacagtctcacctgccgactcaaggcatcagcagtaagattagcagaacctggatgatatttgatttcacaatgataatccttcaggagatccatccagcgtctctgtcgcatattcaactctgcctgagtgaataaatacttcaaactcttgtgatccataaatatctcaaatttctcgccataaagataatgtctccaaatcttgagcgcaaatacaatggcggctaactcgagatcatgcactggataattactctcatgcgacttcaactgtcgagaagcataggcaataacatgtccatgctgtgtcaaaacacatcccaacccctgaccagaggcatcaatataaacaacataacctcctgatccagaaggtagagctagcacaggtgcagtagtaagacgtctacgtagctcgtgaaacgactcctcacaatccgaggaccaaatgaaggcaacatctttccatgtaagctgagtcaaaggccttgccaactgtgcaaaattctcgatgaaccgacggtaatatcccgctagacccaagaaactacgaatc
It encodes:
- the LOC140892148 gene encoding AAA-ATPase At3g50940-like; protein product: MAVSIFSGMPPASSIFTLYASISALLLMLQTILSQLVPGQVQDYILNKIHLYFMPKSCNINATIVIEERDGMSMNEIYSAAEIYLCTKTRPNMERVKISKRHKDTNVSIKFAQSEKIADSFQGMELLWRFVKEETKKTSKVIDEETDNVLLESEKRYFELCFDKKYTDKVLDSYVPFVLEKANSIRAENNVVKLHTLACAASYTSSNVWDSINLQHPSTFDTIAMDCGQKQALMDDLGRFLSRREFYRKVGRAWKRGYLLYGPPGTGKSSLIAAIANHLKFDVYDLELTNIKRNSDLRKLLLRTANRSILVIEDIDCSTELPDRNGPTCANGPGQCQQFTLSGLLNFVDGLWSSCADERIIIFTTNNRDKLDPALLRPGRMDMHIHMSYLTLDGFKLLASTYLGIHDHGQYSSCFGEIEDLIQNMRVTPAEVAEELMRGDDAQSALQGLIHFLKSKRNIGVASTHHEADALQNDVLVQKAKGAVAHPESDNMEIVTNNGW